In one Mucilaginibacter sp. PAMB04168 genomic region, the following are encoded:
- a CDS encoding inositol-3-phosphate synthase: MENNVKPANGKLGILIPGLGAVATTLIAGVEAVNKGLSKPIGALTQMGNIRLGKRTENRYPKIKEFVPLANLTDIVFGGWDVYSDNVYEAAVTAEVLEPGLLNSVKAELEAIVPMKAAFDKNYAKNLDGTHVKTGTRLEMANELIEDIKNFQEKNGLDRVVVLWCGSTEVYFEESEVHQSIVAFEQGLANDDKLIAPSMLYAYAALKLGVPFVNGAPNLTVDIPALVELAKYTETPIAGKDFKTGQTLMKTIVAPGLAARALGVNGWFSTNILGNRDGYVLDDPDNFKTKEVSKLSVLEEIFKPEANPDLYGDMYHKVRINYYPPHGDSKESWDNIDIFGWLGYKMQIKINFLCRDSILAAPVALDLALFSDLAKRAGMSGIQEWLSFYLKSPQTAPGLAPEHDIFKQLTKLQNTLRHMMGEDLITHLGLDYYQEVVDAM; encoded by the coding sequence ATGGAAAACAACGTTAAACCTGCTAATGGCAAGCTTGGCATACTGATTCCGGGTTTGGGTGCGGTTGCTACCACCCTAATTGCCGGTGTTGAGGCAGTAAACAAAGGTTTGTCTAAGCCAATTGGTGCCCTTACACAAATGGGCAATATCCGCCTGGGCAAAAGAACAGAAAACCGCTACCCAAAGATTAAAGAATTTGTGCCCCTGGCTAACTTAACTGATATCGTTTTTGGTGGATGGGATGTATATTCAGATAACGTATATGAAGCAGCCGTTACCGCTGAGGTATTAGAGCCAGGTTTATTAAACTCTGTTAAAGCTGAGCTGGAGGCTATTGTGCCAATGAAAGCTGCGTTTGATAAAAACTACGCCAAAAACCTCGACGGTACTCACGTAAAAACCGGTACTCGTTTAGAAATGGCTAACGAGTTGATTGAAGACATTAAAAACTTTCAGGAGAAAAACGGTTTAGACCGCGTGGTAGTTTTATGGTGTGGTTCAACCGAAGTTTACTTTGAAGAATCTGAAGTTCACCAAAGCATTGTTGCGTTTGAGCAAGGTTTGGCTAACGATGACAAGCTTATTGCACCAAGTATGCTTTACGCTTATGCAGCTTTAAAATTAGGCGTTCCGTTTGTAAACGGCGCTCCTAACTTAACAGTTGATATCCCGGCACTGGTTGAATTGGCCAAATACACTGAAACTCCAATTGCTGGTAAAGATTTCAAAACTGGCCAGACTTTGATGAAAACCATCGTTGCCCCAGGTTTAGCTGCGCGTGCTTTAGGCGTTAACGGTTGGTTCTCTACCAATATTTTAGGTAACCGCGATGGCTATGTATTGGATGATCCGGATAACTTTAAAACAAAAGAAGTTTCTAAACTGAGCGTATTAGAAGAAATTTTCAAGCCAGAAGCCAATCCGGATCTGTACGGTGATATGTACCACAAAGTACGTATCAACTACTACCCTCCTCACGGTGATAGCAAAGAGAGCTGGGACAACATTGACATTTTTGGTTGGTTAGGTTATAAGATGCAAATCAAAATCAACTTCCTTTGCCGCGATTCAATTTTAGCTGCACCGGTTGCTTTAGATTTGGCCTTGTTTTCTGATTTAGCTAAGCGTGCCGGCATGAGTGGTATTCAAGAATGGTTATCATTCTACTTAAAATCGCCACAAACTGCACCTGGATTAGCACCTGAGCACGACATCTTTAAGCAATTAACCAAACTGCAAAACACCCTGCGCCACATGATGGGCGAAGATCTGATCACCCACCTGGGTTTAGATTATTACCAGGAAGTAGTTGATGCAATGTAA
- a CDS encoding NAD-dependent epimerase/dehydratase family protein — MSERVLITGASGFVGYHLIEAAMKNNLEVFGAVRKSSKVDHLKEFNIQYAYTNFNSVEALTAEIEQNQYDYIIHAAGVTKANSAAEYDAINTDYTINLAKAAVASGRIKKFVFISSLAAMGPIATVEGIITEQNEQLPVTAYGHSKRRAEEELKKFTSLNYVILRPTAVYGPRDKDILIVLKQFAGRFEPYIGKIDQYLSFIYVKDLATACILGLTKGNQSAYLLSDGKRYNRYELANITKRLLGINTFKIHLPVGFVRVIAGIAEGVSRITKKPSALNIEKLNELTAVNWICSIEKAEKELDFHPQYDLNSGLNETLNWYKVNKWL; from the coding sequence ATGAGTGAACGGGTATTAATTACCGGTGCCAGTGGGTTTGTAGGTTATCATTTAATTGAAGCAGCAATGAAAAACAATCTTGAGGTTTTTGGCGCTGTGCGTAAAAGCAGTAAGGTTGATCATTTAAAAGAGTTTAATATACAATACGCCTATACTAATTTTAATAGTGTAGAAGCACTCACTGCCGAGATTGAGCAAAATCAGTACGATTATATTATACATGCAGCAGGTGTAACCAAAGCCAATTCTGCAGCCGAGTACGACGCCATTAATACCGATTATACAATAAACCTGGCTAAGGCCGCGGTAGCATCAGGCCGGATTAAAAAATTTGTGTTTATAAGCAGTCTGGCTGCTATGGGTCCGATTGCTACGGTTGAAGGTATAATCACCGAACAGAACGAGCAGTTGCCCGTTACTGCCTACGGCCACAGCAAAAGGCGGGCAGAAGAAGAACTTAAAAAGTTCACTTCCTTAAACTACGTAATTTTGCGCCCTACGGCTGTTTATGGCCCGCGCGATAAGGATATATTAATTGTGCTAAAGCAGTTTGCTGGTCGTTTTGAGCCTTATATAGGTAAAATAGATCAATACCTGAGCTTTATTTATGTAAAGGATTTGGCAACGGCTTGTATACTTGGTTTAACAAAAGGCAATCAATCGGCGTATTTATTGTCGGATGGCAAACGGTATAACCGTTATGAGCTTGCAAATATTACAAAACGCTTACTAGGCATTAATACTTTTAAAATACATTTGCCTGTAGGTTTTGTACGTGTAATAGCCGGTATAGCCGAAGGTGTTAGCCGGATTACCAAAAAACCATCGGCTCTGAATATTGAAAAGCTGAACGAGTTAACCGCTGTAAACTGGATTTGCAGTATCGAGAAAGCTGAGAAGGAACTTGACTTTCATCCGCAGTATGATTTAAACAGCGGCTTGAACGAGACCCTGAACTGGTATAAAGTAAATAAATGGCTGTAG
- a CDS encoding pyridoxal phosphate-dependent aminotransferase family protein, which yields MRKRLHDKIAQFTDAEDIRKQGLYPFFRPITSGQDTEVIIDGQRVLMFGSNSYLGLTNHPKIKEASKKATDQYGTGCAGSRFLNGTLDIHIELENRLAAYVGKEAAVLFSTGFQVNLGVLSCITGRNDYLILDEYDHASIIDGSRLSFSRVIKYAHNDMQDLQRKLALLPEEAVKVIAVDGIFSMEGDIVKLPELAAIAEQYGANIMVDDAHSLGVIGHKGAGTASHFNMTDDVDLIMGTFSKSFASLGGFIAADHATIDYLKHRARSLMFSASMPPASVASVIAALDIIETEPERIEKLWDNTNYAMKLLIDEGFDLGPTESPILPIYIRDNAKTFMVTKLLQDNGVFVNPVVSPAVPSDSSLLRFSLMATHTFDQIDEAVDKISRVFKEVGVTTVKEKI from the coding sequence ATGCGTAAAAGACTACATGATAAAATTGCTCAGTTTACAGACGCTGAAGACATCAGAAAACAGGGATTATACCCATTTTTCAGACCAATCACGTCGGGACAGGATACTGAAGTAATTATTGATGGACAGCGGGTACTGATGTTTGGTTCGAACTCTTATTTAGGTTTAACCAACCATCCAAAGATTAAAGAAGCTTCGAAGAAAGCTACCGACCAATATGGTACTGGCTGTGCCGGTTCAAGGTTTTTGAACGGCACACTTGATATACATATTGAATTAGAAAACAGGCTGGCCGCTTACGTTGGCAAAGAAGCTGCAGTGCTTTTCAGCACCGGCTTTCAGGTTAACTTAGGCGTGTTATCATGTATCACAGGACGTAACGATTACTTAATTTTAGACGAATACGACCACGCTTCTATCATTGACGGCAGCCGCTTATCATTTTCGCGCGTTATAAAATACGCTCACAATGACATGCAGGACCTGCAACGCAAGTTGGCGCTGCTACCCGAAGAGGCTGTGAAAGTTATTGCCGTTGACGGTATCTTTAGCATGGAAGGTGATATTGTTAAGCTGCCTGAACTTGCTGCTATTGCCGAGCAATATGGTGCTAACATAATGGTTGATGATGCGCATAGCTTAGGTGTAATTGGCCATAAAGGTGCGGGTACTGCCTCTCACTTTAACATGACCGATGACGTTGACCTGATTATGGGTACCTTTAGTAAGTCATTTGCATCACTAGGTGGTTTTATAGCTGCCGATCATGCTACTATTGATTACTTAAAGCACCGTGCACGCTCACTAATGTTTAGTGCAAGTATGCCTCCGGCATCGGTAGCCAGTGTAATTGCTGCTTTAGATATTATAGAAACGGAGCCTGAACGTATTGAGAAATTATGGGATAACACCAATTATGCCATGAAGCTTCTGATAGACGAAGGCTTTGACCTTGGACCTACTGAAAGCCCGATATTGCCTATATATATACGTGATAATGCCAAAACTTTTATGGTAACCAAGTTACTGCAAGACAATGGTGTGTTTGTTAATCCGGTTGTATCTCCGGCTGTGCCTTCCGATTCATCGTTACTGCGTTTCTCATTAATGGCCACGCACACTTTCGACCAGATCGACGAAGCTGTAGACAAAATATCACGCGTATTTAAAGAGGTGGGTGTAACCACTGTTAAAGAAAAAATATGA
- a CDS encoding TolC family protein produces the protein MKKNVPFYIITFLIVTPCMLFAQSVRDTTATNLTLQQCIDFALRNQPGVRQANIDEDINERDIRISLAAWLPQINSSGSYQRYLQRTTIGTGANVGTGNTGNTGAGGAGTGTGGTGNGGTGTGTGTGAGTGGATGGTQQSALALANNVSSLGVQASQVLYNNDVWQASKASKYSRQYYNQNTQSVKIDVVANVSKAFFDVLLSQRQLDIIEEDIARLRRNLRDATSRYQAGVTDKIDAKQATIGLNNSLATRKQLTEQVNSRTAFLKQQMGYLPQRPLNLQFDSTRLEREIAVDTNQVLNVNNRIEYSLLETQKNLQSINVSYYKYGFLPSLSAVGSYNMLYFNDNFSKLYRDAFPTSLVGLSLSLPIFQGGRRLHNLSKARLQVKRVDLDLENTRNAINTEYVQALANYKSNFSNYQFLGQNVELARDVYKVVSLQYREGVKTYLDLIVAQTDLRTAELNYYNALFQLLSSKIDLQRALGTLPVR, from the coding sequence ATGAAAAAAAATGTTCCGTTCTATATTATAACTTTTTTAATTGTTACGCCCTGTATGCTCTTTGCACAAAGTGTAAGAGATACAACAGCTACTAATTTAACCTTACAACAGTGCATAGATTTTGCATTGCGCAATCAACCAGGCGTGCGCCAGGCCAATATTGATGAAGATATCAATGAGCGCGATATACGCATAAGCCTGGCCGCATGGTTACCACAAATCAACTCATCGGGCAGTTACCAGCGTTATTTACAGCGTACCACTATAGGTACAGGCGCCAATGTAGGAACAGGTAATACAGGTAATACAGGTGCCGGGGGAGCTGGTACAGGCACAGGCGGTACCGGAAACGGTGGCACAGGAACTGGAACAGGCACAGGCGCTGGTACTGGGGGAGCAACCGGTGGTACGCAGCAATCTGCGTTAGCGCTGGCCAACAATGTGTCTTCGTTAGGTGTGCAGGCCAGTCAGGTACTTTATAATAATGATGTGTGGCAAGCTTCAAAAGCATCCAAGTATTCACGCCAGTATTACAATCAGAATACGCAAAGTGTAAAAATTGATGTGGTAGCTAATGTTAGCAAAGCTTTTTTTGATGTATTGCTATCGCAACGCCAGCTGGATATTATTGAAGAAGATATAGCCCGGCTGCGTCGTAATTTAAGAGATGCCACATCACGTTACCAGGCTGGCGTTACCGATAAAATTGACGCCAAGCAGGCTACTATTGGCTTAAATAATTCGCTGGCTACACGCAAGCAACTAACGGAGCAGGTTAACAGCCGGACAGCTTTTTTAAAGCAGCAAATGGGTTACCTACCGCAAAGACCATTAAACCTGCAGTTTGATTCGACCCGTTTAGAGCGCGAGATAGCCGTTGATACCAACCAGGTGCTTAATGTGAACAACCGCATAGAGTATAGCTTGCTCGAAACGCAGAAGAACCTGCAAAGCATTAATGTTAGTTATTACAAGTATGGTTTCCTGCCGTCACTATCGGCTGTGGGTTCTTACAATATGTTATACTTTAATGATAACTTTTCCAAGCTATACCGCGACGCCTTTCCAACCTCGCTGGTGGGTTTGAGCTTAAGCTTACCCATATTTCAAGGCGGACGCCGTTTGCATAACTTAAGCAAGGCGCGCCTGCAGGTGAAACGTGTTGATCTGGATTTGGAAAATACCCGCAATGCTATTAACACCGAATATGTGCAGGCTTTAGCCAATTATAAAAGCAACTTCAGTAATTACCAGTTCCTGGGGCAAAACGTGGAGCTTGCTCGCGATGTTTATAAGGTAGTAAGCCTGCAATACCGCGAGGGTGTTAAAACCTATCTGGACCTGATTGTAGCGCAAACCGATCTGCGTACCGCCGAATTGAATTATTATAACGCGTTATTCCAACTATTATCCAGCAAAATTGATTTACAGCGTGCGCTTGGAACACTGCCTGTGCGCTAA